Proteins found in one Gemmatimonadota bacterium genomic segment:
- a CDS encoding aminotransferase class III-fold pyridoxal phosphate-dependent enzyme — translation MTQALELPAPRADGRPSLSVADASRLARQLFGQEGPAEELPSYADQNFRIGPRVLKVAHVDTDPEALAAQDAAVRRVAAAVPALALPMPVEDAPRRVACQDGRVLHVRLVDWVDGVPLADAAAPGPERHRALGVLAAELRQALERFAHPGAHRTIDWDLLRGAAVVERGLPHIGDPALRRLVEEETDRVARSAGPLLPSLPTGVVHNDLNDHNVLVAGPGATRIVGLLDFGDLVHTVRVAEPIIAATYALLDAPDPVGVLASVLEGYRSLVPLSDVELECMLPLVRLRLCVSVAQAARTTAERGGGDAYLDVSQGGVRRTLAALALVDDGRALARLEPRDRPRGRVTPPPSGAIREARARTAGPALSLAYTAPLHIVRGRGARLYDHSGRAYLDCVNNVAHVGHEHPRVVAALAEQAALLNTNTRYLHELLPRYGERLLERFGPPFEVCWLVCSGSEANELALRMARAATGGRNVVVLDGAYHGNTSALVEMSPYKYKGPGGFARPAWVQEAPLPDPFRGRFRDPNTAADRYLEETAAALDRARTAPGGLAAFFAEAMPSCGGQVVPPAGWLARAFDAARAAGGVAVADEVQVGFGRVGSHWWGFEAEGAVPDIVTLGKPIGNGHPLGAVVTTRAVAEAFSNGMEYFNTFGGNPVSCAVGLAVLDVLEDEGLRAHAAQVGDALLGRLRPLAERVGGQARGRGLFLGLELTRDGRSPDPERAARVVETLVERDGILLSTDGPDHNVLKIKPPLVFSHADAARLVEALERALEHDP, via the coding sequence ATGACGCAGGCCCTGGAGCTCCCCGCGCCCCGCGCCGACGGGCGCCCGTCCCTGTCGGTCGCGGACGCCTCCCGGCTCGCGCGCCAGCTGTTCGGGCAGGAGGGGCCCGCGGAGGAGCTCCCGAGCTACGCCGACCAGAACTTCCGGATCGGCCCCCGGGTCCTCAAGGTGGCCCACGTGGATACCGATCCGGAGGCGCTCGCCGCCCAGGACGCGGCGGTACGACGGGTCGCGGCGGCCGTCCCGGCGCTGGCCCTCCCCATGCCCGTGGAGGACGCACCGCGGCGCGTCGCCTGCCAGGACGGGCGGGTCCTCCACGTCCGCCTGGTGGATTGGGTCGACGGGGTACCGCTGGCGGACGCGGCCGCGCCGGGGCCGGAGCGGCACCGCGCGCTCGGGGTGCTGGCCGCTGAGCTCCGGCAGGCCCTGGAGCGCTTTGCGCATCCGGGCGCGCACCGCACGATCGACTGGGACCTGCTGCGCGGCGCTGCGGTCGTGGAACGTGGGCTCCCCCACATCGGCGATCCCGCCCTGCGCCGGCTCGTCGAGGAGGAGACGGACCGGGTCGCCCGCAGCGCAGGGCCCCTGCTGCCGTCCCTCCCGACCGGGGTGGTGCACAACGACCTGAACGACCACAACGTGTTGGTGGCCGGCCCCGGAGCGACCCGCATCGTCGGCCTGCTCGACTTCGGGGACCTGGTCCACACCGTGCGCGTGGCCGAGCCGATCATCGCGGCCACCTACGCCCTCCTGGACGCCCCCGATCCGGTGGGGGTCCTTGCCTCCGTCCTGGAGGGGTACCGGAGCCTGGTGCCCCTCTCCGATGTCGAGCTGGAATGCATGCTTCCGCTCGTTCGTCTACGGTTGTGCGTGAGCGTGGCACAGGCGGCGCGCACGACCGCCGAGCGCGGTGGGGGGGATGCCTACCTGGACGTCAGCCAGGGCGGCGTGCGGCGTACCCTGGCGGCCCTCGCCCTGGTCGACGACGGGCGGGCCCTGGCCCGCCTCGAGCCGCGCGATCGTCCGCGCGGCCGGGTCACGCCGCCCCCCTCGGGCGCGATCCGGGAGGCCCGGGCCCGCACGGCCGGACCGGCGCTCAGCCTCGCCTACACGGCGCCGCTGCACATCGTGCGGGGCAGGGGCGCCCGGCTGTACGACCACAGCGGCCGGGCCTACCTCGACTGCGTCAACAACGTGGCCCACGTGGGGCACGAGCACCCGCGGGTGGTGGCCGCGCTGGCCGAACAGGCGGCCCTGCTCAACACCAACACCCGCTATCTGCACGAGCTCCTGCCCCGGTACGGGGAGCGCCTGCTGGAGCGGTTCGGGCCCCCCTTCGAGGTGTGTTGGCTCGTGTGTTCGGGCAGCGAGGCCAACGAGCTGGCCCTGCGGATGGCGCGGGCCGCCACCGGTGGACGGAACGTGGTCGTGCTCGACGGCGCCTACCACGGGAACACGTCCGCACTGGTGGAGATGAGCCCGTACAAGTACAAGGGGCCAGGGGGCTTCGCTCGTCCGGCCTGGGTGCAGGAGGCGCCGCTTCCCGACCCGTTCCGCGGTCGCTTCCGCGACCCGAACACGGCGGCGGACCGCTACCTGGAGGAGACGGCGGCGGCGCTCGATCGGGCCCGAACCGCGCCGGGCGGGCTGGCCGCGTTCTTCGCGGAGGCCATGCCGAGCTGCGGCGGCCAGGTGGTCCCCCCGGCGGGATGGCTCGCCCGGGCGTTCGACGCGGCCCGGGCGGCCGGTGGGGTCGCCGTGGCCGACGAGGTCCAGGTGGGCTTCGGCCGGGTGGGCAGCCACTGGTGGGGATTCGAGGCGGAGGGGGCCGTTCCGGACATCGTGACCCTGGGCAAGCCCATCGGGAACGGGCATCCCCTGGGGGCGGTGGTCACCACCCGCGCCGTGGCAGAGGCCTTCAGCAACGGGATGGAGTACTTCAACACGTTCGGGGGCAACCCGGTCTCCTGCGCCGTGGGCCTGGCGGTGCTGGATGTGCTCGAGGACGAGGGACTGCGGGCGCACGCGGCGCAGGTGGGGGACGCGCTGCTGGGGCGTCTGCGCCCGCTGGCGGAGCGGGTAGGCGGGCAGGCGCGGGGCAGGGGGCTCTTCCTGGGGCTCGAGCTCACCCGCGACGGGCGCTCCCCCGATCCCGAGCGGGCCGCCCGGGTGGTCGAGACGCTGGTGGAACGGGACGGGATCCTGCTCTCCACCGACGGGCCCGACCACAACGTCCTGAAGATCAAGCCGCCCCTCGTCTTCTCCCACGCCGACGCCGCCCGCCTCGTCGAGGCGCTGGAGCGAGCGCTCGAACACGATCCGTGA
- a CDS encoding putative Ig domain-containing protein, translating into MTRFLAAFFLAAGVLAACDGGTPPPVATTVVVTPGTAAFASVGQTEQFSAEVRDQNGSPMTGVTVSWASSDIGVANVTSAGVVTASGNGTAQIRATAEGITGSASITVDQVPESISKTAGDAQTGEAGDPLPISPTVEVKDALGAPVVGASVTFEVVGGGGTVATQTVLTGATGRASTTWTLGGTVGAQTLRARVGTLEVEFTATGQVGILSVSTTALDRARQTLPYTTSLQAKGGNGGGYTWSIASGTLPPGLTLTQGGALAGTPTTAGTFTPTFRVQDGGGGSATRALTLTVCEPPLQLALGANTILDASAVGTCGVYLPSANGAAYRITLHRPSTDVNATSTSVSLTMEGDGVSATAAAASPALAAAAEPALQAPSTLQRGIERSVARAEATERFHEALRADEARLLARLPREGLLAPQGPRLRAAYAAFQAAPDTLVLNVPVDATSCDLSTARSNTAVKLGENQHVAIYQTVSQRTTAPISTASVNMMLDFYENYGDPVIQQYFGGTSDVNGDGILTVLATPDVGAQIAAFVWSGDFFDNSPGVCPASNEREMIYFNADVINDMDDGSSYQALATFVHEAKHVSSLYKRVATQPFHPSFIEEGTAEIAGEMATRLAWAATGGPAVGEKVTRQDFVSGNQIDVTPENYGIFLRMARVAWYLSSQPNGVSASLTSQQNGIYGSGWLFHRFVGDAYGNAAASALADQTLFRTQNDSATASGFTGFPTFVGGKSYTDVLLEYAVALTYEGTPQAPARTFTTYDFPTAAELFRNPDPAGTFPWPVTKTCNGLPCPTSLDSSNTDTDDGVVHAAQFGDHAYPGALGPGGVRIHEFESNGTGTGAQVDVTAPSGIKVIVARVR; encoded by the coding sequence ATGACTCGATTCCTGGCGGCGTTCTTCCTCGCGGCCGGCGTCCTGGCCGCCTGCGACGGCGGCACTCCCCCTCCGGTGGCGACCACGGTGGTCGTGACCCCGGGCACCGCGGCCTTCGCGTCCGTGGGGCAGACGGAACAGTTCAGCGCCGAGGTGCGGGACCAGAACGGCTCCCCGATGACCGGCGTCACCGTCTCGTGGGCCTCCAGCGACATCGGGGTGGCCAACGTCACGAGTGCGGGTGTGGTGACGGCCAGCGGCAACGGCACGGCGCAGATCCGGGCCACCGCCGAGGGGATCACCGGCTCGGCGTCCATCACCGTCGACCAGGTTCCCGAATCGATCAGCAAGACCGCCGGCGACGCCCAGACCGGCGAGGCGGGCGATCCCCTGCCCATCAGCCCGACGGTCGAGGTCAAGGATGCCCTCGGGGCACCCGTGGTCGGCGCCTCCGTCACGTTCGAGGTCGTGGGCGGCGGCGGCACGGTGGCCACGCAGACGGTCCTGACCGGCGCCACGGGACGGGCGTCCACCACGTGGACGCTCGGAGGCACGGTGGGCGCGCAGACCCTGCGCGCTCGCGTGGGCACCCTGGAGGTCGAGTTCACGGCGACGGGTCAGGTGGGGATCCTGTCGGTCAGCACGACCGCGCTGGATCGCGCGCGCCAGACCCTGCCCTACACGACCTCCCTGCAGGCCAAGGGGGGCAACGGCGGCGGCTACACGTGGTCGATCGCCAGTGGCACCCTGCCTCCGGGCCTCACGCTCACGCAGGGCGGGGCGCTGGCGGGTACGCCGACCACGGCCGGCACCTTCACCCCCACGTTCCGCGTGCAGGACGGCGGGGGCGGCAGCGCCACCCGGGCGCTCACCCTGACGGTGTGCGAGCCACCCCTGCAGCTGGCGCTGGGCGCCAATACCATCCTGGACGCTTCGGCCGTGGGCACCTGCGGGGTCTACCTGCCGTCGGCGAACGGGGCGGCGTACCGCATCACGCTGCATCGGCCCTCCACGGACGTGAACGCCACCTCCACCTCGGTCAGCCTGACCATGGAGGGGGACGGCGTGAGCGCCACCGCGGCTGCGGCCTCCCCTGCCCTGGCCGCGGCGGCCGAGCCCGCCCTGCAGGCGCCCTCGACCCTCCAGCGCGGGATCGAGCGCTCGGTCGCGCGCGCCGAGGCCACCGAGCGCTTCCACGAGGCGCTCCGGGCGGACGAGGCCCGGTTGCTGGCCCGCCTGCCCCGGGAGGGACTCCTCGCGCCGCAGGGCCCCCGGCTGCGGGCTGCGTACGCGGCCTTCCAGGCGGCGCCCGATACGCTGGTGCTGAACGTGCCGGTGGACGCGACCTCCTGCGACCTCTCGACCGCCAGGTCCAACACCGCCGTGAAGCTGGGTGAGAACCAGCACGTGGCCATCTACCAGACGGTCTCGCAGCGGACCACGGCGCCCATCTCCACGGCGAGCGTCAACATGATGCTCGATTTCTACGAGAACTATGGCGATCCCGTCATCCAGCAGTACTTCGGGGGCACCTCCGACGTGAACGGCGACGGCATCCTCACCGTCCTGGCCACCCCGGACGTGGGGGCGCAGATCGCCGCGTTCGTCTGGAGCGGCGACTTCTTCGACAACTCGCCTGGAGTCTGCCCCGCGTCGAACGAGCGGGAGATGATCTATTTCAACGCCGATGTCATCAACGACATGGACGACGGCTCCAGCTATCAGGCGCTGGCCACGTTCGTGCACGAAGCCAAGCACGTCTCGTCGCTGTACAAGCGAGTGGCCACGCAGCCGTTCCACCCCTCCTTCATCGAGGAGGGCACGGCGGAGATCGCCGGTGAGATGGCCACGCGCCTGGCCTGGGCGGCCACGGGCGGGCCCGCGGTGGGGGAGAAGGTCACCCGGCAGGATTTCGTGTCGGGGAACCAGATCGACGTGACCCCCGAGAACTACGGGATCTTCCTGCGCATGGCGCGGGTCGCCTGGTATCTCTCCTCTCAGCCCAACGGCGTGAGCGCGTCCCTCACCTCGCAGCAGAACGGGATCTACGGATCGGGTTGGTTGTTCCACCGCTTCGTCGGCGATGCGTACGGCAACGCCGCGGCGTCGGCCCTGGCGGACCAGACCCTCTTCCGCACCCAGAACGACTCCGCCACCGCGAGCGGCTTCACGGGCTTCCCCACCTTCGTCGGCGGCAAGTCGTACACGGACGTGCTGCTGGAGTACGCCGTGGCGCTCACCTATGAAGGGACGCCGCAGGCTCCGGCCCGGACCTTCACGACCTATGACTTCCCGACGGCCGCCGAGCTGTTCCGGAATCCGGATCCGGCGGGGACGTTCCCGTGGCCGGTCACGAAGACCTGCAACGGATTGCCCTGCCCCACCAGCCTGGACTCCTCGAACACCGACACCGATGACGGGGTCGTGCACGCCGCCCAGTTCGGGGACCACGCCTATCCCGGCGCGCTGGGACCGGGGGGCGTGCGGATCCACGAGTTCGAGTCCAACGGGACGGGAACCGGGGCGCAGGTGGACGTCACCGCCCCCTCGGGCATCAAGGTGATCGTGGCCCGCGTGCGGTAG